The following proteins are encoded in a genomic region of Corylus avellana chromosome ca4, CavTom2PMs-1.0:
- the LOC132179745 gene encoding metalloendoproteinase 2-MMP-like, with protein MASFKAFSLFSLALLLLLLLLPLLSAHATNSPNSHDKKSSPFEFLKPLQGCHKGNKTKGIHHLKKYLEQFGYLSYSHSINHTHANDDDFDELLESAVKTYQLNYHLNASGTLDDKTVSTMMRPRCGVADIINGTNWMRPGKKRHHKSHGSLHTVSHYSFFRGQPKWPPSNSRYHLTYGFVDGTPSEAMNPVAQAFLTWASNTHFTFSQAQGVSNADIKIGFSRGDHGDGHPFDGAGGTLAHAFAPTDGRFHYDGDERWSVGAVSGAFDLETVALHEIGHLLGLGHSEVEGAIVYSSITSGVTKGLHADDIQGIKALYNV; from the coding sequence ATGGCTTCTTTCAaagctttttctctcttctcattggctctcctcctcctcctcctcctcctccctctcctTTCAGCTCACGCAACTAATTCACCAAATTCGCATGACAAAAAATCTTCACCCTTCGAGTTTCTCAAACCCCTCCAGGGGTGTCACAAGGGTAATAAGACCAAAGGCATCCACCACCTCAAAAAATACCTGGAGCAATTTGGTTATCTAAGCTATAGCCATTCCATAAACCACACCCATGCCAACGACGACGATTTCGACGAGCTCTTGGAATCGGCCGTCAAAACATACCAACTCAATTACCATCTCAATGCCAGTGGCACTTTGGATGACAAAACAGTATCAACCATGATGAGGCCTCGCTGCGGCGTGGCAGACATAATCAACGGTACAAATTGGATGCGTCCGGGGAAGAAGAGGCATCACAAGAGCCATGGCTCATTGCATACCGTCTCTCACTATAGTTTCTTCCGTGGACAACCAAAGTGGCCGCCCTCCAACTCCAGGTATCACCTCACCTACGGATTTGTGGATGGCACACCAAGTGAAGCCATGAACCCCGTCGCACAAGCCTTCCTGACATGGGCCTCAAACACGCACTTCACCTTCTCACAGGCTCAAGGCGTCTCAAACGCGGATATCAAAATTGGTTTTAGTCGTGGGGATCATGGAGACGGGCACCCTTTTGATGGAGCTGGTGGCACCTTGGCTCATGCTTTTGCACCGACTGATGGGAGATTCCATTATGATGGAGACGAGAGATGGAGTGTGGGTGCAGTGTCAGGTGCATTTGACTTGGAGACAGTTGCCTTGCATGAAATCGGGCACCTTCTTGGACTCGGGCATAGCGAAGTTGAGGGAGCTATCGTGTACTCTAGCATCACTTCAGGAGTCACCAAAGGTCTGCATGCCGACGATATTCAAGGAATTAAAGCCTTATACAACGTTTGA
- the LOC132178296 gene encoding uncharacterized mitochondrial protein AtMg00810-like, whose product MITRSRTGSLRPKAFPDFQLYHTSVSDCEPRTYKQAATDSRWMEAMQQEYDALISNGTWTLCPRPLHHNVIRNKWVFKIKRKGDGTVERLLGFQGSLVDTSLFIYLQGQIQIYMFVYVDDIIITGTHPHIISDIIVKLQSEFPLKDLGPLSYFLGIQVTRDASGLHICQTKYITELLHKTQMDGAKPSKSPCTSGSKLSRLDGETLSDPPPYRQVVGGTTVLHTYQTRNSLFSQPIVSTYACTIDHSLDCCQKRCPDHRRSTTGFAVFLGECLIAWSAKKQVVVSRSSTEAEYRSLSITIAELFWIRILF is encoded by the exons ATGATCACTAGGTCCAGAACAGGCTCCTTACGACCCAAAGCCTTCCCAGACTTTCAGCTCTACCATACTAGTGTCTCTGATTGTGAACCAAGAACCTATAAGCAAGCTGCCACTGATTCTAGATGGATGGAAGCAATGCAGCAAGAATATGATGCCTTGATCTCGAATGGAACATGGACTCTCTGTCCAAGACCTCTCCACCACAATGTAATTCgaaacaaatgggtgttcaaaATTAAGAGAAAGGGTGATGGCACAGTGGAAAG GCTGTTAGGCTTTCAAGGCTCTCTGGTTGATACATCTTTATTTATCTATCTTCAAGGTCAGATTCAGATCTACATGTTCgtttatgtggatgatattatCATCACAGGCACTCATCCTCATATCATCTCTGATATTATTGTTAAACTGCAATCTGAATTTCCACTAAAAGACCTTGGTCCTTTGAGCTACTTTCTTGGTATACAGGTTACCAGAGATGCATCTGGTCTACACATCTGTCAAACCAAGTACATCACAGAGTTACTACACAAGACACAAATGGATGGAGCCAAACCCTCAAAATCTCCCTGCACCTCTGGATCCAAACTCTCCAGATTAGATGGTGAGACATTGTCTGATCCTCCACCTTATAGACAAGTGGTTGGGGGCACTACAGTACTGCACACTTACCAGACTAGAAATAGCCTATTCAGTCAACCAATTGTGTCAACATATGCATGCACCATCGACCACTCACTGGATTGCTGCCAAAAGA GATGTCCAGATCATCGCAGGTCTACCACGGGGTTTGCTGTATTCTTGGGAGAATGTCTAATAGCCTGGAGTGCCAAGAAGCAGGTTGTAGTCTCCAGGTCAAGCACTGAAGCTGAATACCGCTCTCTTTCCATCACCATTGCAGAATTGTTTTGGATACGCATATTGTTCTAA